In candidate division WOR-3 bacterium, the following proteins share a genomic window:
- the selA gene encoding L-seryl-tRNA(Sec) selenium transferase → MKDAMKTKEILRNIPSVDKILNWDEIKESLKILNQDHITRIIRDNVENYRKLLIAGEKIDDSRLKKAILADIQDLITPYFCYAVNALGIVLHTGLGRAPFNKHIAEVIHDMSMGYSRLQIDDDGKRADRYKKINRLLQILTGAEAGIIVNNNAAATMLILSAMAKGKEVIVSRGQLIEIGGAYRIPDIMAQSGAIMHEIGTTNRTHLKDYTGAINENTGAILRVHQSNYRIIGFTKEVPLDELVELGRKHNIPVIDDLGSGALIDFAAYGLPKEPMVQESIATGADVVCFSGDKLIGGPQCGIIIGKRQHIELIKKNPLTRALRCDKLTNAALEATLQMFLLKEEDLVLNHAVLGILLKPLDEIKSRAKRCARGLKAAFGSILEVSVRSGVSEIGGGSLSTEQLPTYLVAIKSQDIAASDLAHALRRYQTPVFTRVAEDSVLLDFRTVVKGEEKIILEAFKTVLKI, encoded by the coding sequence GTGAAGGATGCCATGAAAACTAAAGAAATACTGAGAAATATTCCATCGGTGGATAAAATCCTTAACTGGGATGAAATAAAGGAATCTCTCAAAATCCTCAACCAAGACCATATAACCAGGATCATACGCGATAACGTAGAAAACTACCGAAAACTTCTGATTGCCGGTGAAAAAATCGACGATAGTCGTTTGAAAAAAGCAATCTTAGCCGATATCCAGGATCTTATCACTCCCTATTTCTGCTATGCGGTCAATGCGCTCGGTATTGTTTTGCATACGGGATTGGGCCGTGCACCGTTTAACAAACACATTGCAGAAGTCATCCATGATATGTCCATGGGCTATTCACGGTTGCAAATCGATGATGATGGAAAGCGGGCTGACCGCTACAAGAAGATCAATCGCTTGCTTCAGATCTTAACCGGGGCCGAAGCCGGGATCATCGTCAACAACAACGCTGCCGCAACAATGCTCATCCTCAGTGCAATGGCAAAAGGCAAAGAGGTAATCGTGTCAAGGGGTCAACTCATTGAGATCGGTGGAGCATATCGTATTCCAGACATAATGGCGCAGAGCGGTGCGATAATGCACGAAATAGGCACAACCAATAGAACACATCTTAAGGACTATACAGGAGCAATAAATGAGAACACAGGTGCGATACTGCGCGTGCACCAGTCAAACTACCGTATTATTGGCTTCACCAAAGAAGTCCCATTGGATGAGCTTGTCGAACTGGGGAGAAAACACAATATCCCGGTTATCGATGACCTGGGAAGCGGAGCGCTGATCGATTTTGCCGCATATGGACTGCCCAAAGAACCTATGGTACAAGAGAGCATCGCCACGGGAGCTGACGTAGTCTGTTTCAGCGGCGATAAACTGATCGGCGGACCACAATGCGGAATTATTATCGGTAAGAGGCAACATATAGAGTTAATAAAGAAAAACCCGCTTACCCGGGCGCTGAGATGCGATAAACTAACTAATGCTGCATTAGAAGCCACGCTTCAAATGTTTCTGCTCAAAGAGGAAGATTTAGTATTAAATCACGCCGTTTTGGGCATTTTACTTAAACCATTAGATGAAATAAAATCTCGCGCGAAGCGTTGTGCGAGAGGTCTGAAAGCTGCATTTGGCAGCATCCTCGAGGTATCTGTACGCTCGGGCGTCAGTGAGATTGGCGGAGGTTCACTCAGTACAGAACAGCTGCCCACCTATCTGGTGGCTATCAAATCACAAGATATCGCGGCAAGCGATCTGGCACATGCCCTGCGGCGATACCAAACACCGGTTTTTACCAGGGTTGCCGAAGACAGTGTTCTCCTCGACTTCCGCACCGTTGTGAAGGGCGAGGAAAAGATAATACTTGAAGCCTTCAAGACAGTCCTCAAAATCTGA
- a CDS encoding acyl-CoA dehydratase activase has protein sequence MVLGLDVGSSYTKGIVFDGRIRDKIVFKTSFKPKLAVERALNELRGYDSIVATGFGRELVTTADKTITEITAFAKGASYFEPQLRTIIDIGGQDSKIIKVKDGRVDRFVMNDRCAAGTGNFVEKIAQALDLSLAEFGELAVHADRAEIIDSLCVVMAETEILSLVGEGKRLEDIVAGVCDALVRRIDGIGSQIGIEEPILFCGGGALNPGLVKSMRRIFKEVTIPEYPQYVGAIGAALSL, from the coding sequence ATGGTATTGGGATTAGACGTTGGGTCCAGCTACACAAAAGGAATTGTGTTTGACGGCCGGATAAGGGACAAGATCGTTTTCAAAACATCATTCAAGCCAAAACTGGCGGTCGAGAGAGCACTGAATGAACTCCGAGGCTACGACAGCATAGTCGCTACTGGATTCGGACGGGAGCTCGTCACGACGGCCGACAAGACGATAACGGAAATCACGGCATTTGCCAAAGGTGCATCTTATTTCGAACCTCAGCTTCGAACTATCATCGATATCGGCGGGCAGGATAGCAAGATCATCAAAGTCAAAGATGGGCGCGTCGACCGATTTGTCATGAATGACCGCTGTGCGGCTGGGACCGGAAATTTCGTTGAGAAAATCGCGCAAGCCCTTGACCTAAGCCTGGCCGAATTCGGCGAGTTGGCCGTGCATGCAGACCGTGCTGAAATCATTGATTCACTTTGCGTGGTCATGGCCGAAACAGAGATTCTTAGTCTCGTTGGAGAAGGTAAACGGCTTGAAGACATCGTTGCCGGGGTGTGCGACGCGCTCGTTCGGCGAATCGATGGTATAGGCAGCCAGATAGGCATTGAGGAACCAATATTGTTCTGCGGCGGCGGCGCCCTTAATCCCGGTCTTGTCAAATCGATGAGACGCATATTCAAGGAAGTCACCATTCCAGAGTATCCCCAATATGTCGGGGCAATTGGCGCTGCACTGTCGCTCTGA